CTATAACATCAAGTGTAAATAATATGAAAATACATCTCCTAATATATCTAATGATATGTATTTGATATTCTGGATGTAGATGTTTTTTGCTATAAAACTCTGTCAaaatttgtaaagtttgacttttgaaagaaaagaaaaaaccactTACGCTACCCCACTCATGATGACCGAGAAGCGAACACTCACGCCTACATTGCGGTCTAAACCATTGTGCTCGAGAGATGTTGCGGCTGGCGAACACGCCGatgaataactgaaacattttcTCTCCGCAGTGGAAGCTTGACGGCGCGGCCATCTTGGTCTCTTTCTCCTTGCCGACGTCGTCGACGTTGGACACGGAGTAGTCCTCGTCCTTCACGGCCAGGAGCACCAGGACGGCCAGCAGCGGGTAGCTGACGGTGCACAGCCCCCAGTTGACGATCAGCTGCAACAGCAGGGACGTCTTGTGGGTGTCGACCTGCCATGCCACGGCTGCTCCTGCACTCTCCACACCCTTGTAGAAGCCGACGTATCTGCATTATAAGCTGGAAATTTTGTTCAGACAGCTACTTGATATATTGACCAACACCAATTGCATACACTTTAGTTCAGAAGAGCAACTTTATTGACCAATACCAACACCAAATGCATTATGCATGAGTATGCCCACCTTCTACTTGAAAGAAGTAGCAAATGCATGTTAAGGATGATGCATGAGACTGTCCAGACTCGAGAAAGTATTACTTACACACCAAGGCCTCTGCACACAGACTATTATGACACTAAGGACCATTTTAGTTTATTTCTTAGGACCAGCCTACGGAGAGCAACATTGTGAATTTATTCTAATAAAAGAGAAGGAAAAGGTGGCTGGATAAGAATCCTTATCTATCACAATCTACCAGGAATCAAATTTATTGTTATAAGCacatctactatatctaaataggagcACCCCACTACatgatttctcttaacatgcaggcTATCCACATCATCCTACCATGTCATCAGTTCTTCACCCATCCCGTTGTACGTGAGACATGCAGCCTATCCATATTCACTAACGCGAGCATAATCGCGAACCAACCTGAGGTTGGAtgattagagggactgtggtatcaccagcccaccagggttcaagtcctggtgctcgcatttattcctggattcaTTTCAGGATTTCtagctcataggggtaggatgtgcgtgtgtgcgttcataggggtaagtgtatgcgcgtgtatatgagcgcttgtgtctgtactgtgttaaaaaaacgcGAGCATAATCTTCGATAGATCTCGCGTGCAAGATAATTAGCAAAAGAAAACGTCCTGACTAGACTGCATGCAAACACAATCAATTACGTCCATGCAGCGGTTCCACGGATAGACATTAATGTAGAATCGCAAAATATATCTTGCTAGCTATTAACACGGGATGTCAAAAAGGGAAACTGCTTTGACTAATACTCGGGCGGTTCCTTCATCTCAGGAATAAATCTCCACCGATTCCTAACAAAATATCGACCGGTTCTTCTCATCTTCCCAATATCatctctacctctctctctctctccatcttaCGCCGCCAGCGCCGGCCATGGGTCCATCACCATCGGAGACCCGCGCACTGCTACCATAATACTTGATTGTTTGGGCGCCACGAACGCAACGACCAACATCCTTGTGGGCGGTCAGGTCTCTGATGAGACCTACTCCTTCGACAAGTCGCTGACCCTGGTCGAGATCTTCCAGCTCGCGGGAGGTGCCCTCCCCAAGAAAGGCTCGCTGGTGGTGGTGCTCACGGACCAGTATGTGCTCGTCGAGCACTTCTGCAGCGCGCTTCGGCCTCCACGGGAACACCTATTGTTCAATGAAAGAGGTTCAGCTTTTCTTACCTTTTTGCTCATCTGCTCATGTATTTGTATGCAATGGAAAGCATGCCATAATTCAGTTTGGGTTATTCAAATACTAACACGATTTACACGGGGATTATCTTTATATCTTCCTATTTGACTTGCAGGCAGAGCTAGCAGTGCTAGATTGGCGCACCTTATTTGCAATGGTGTAACTATACACTAACCCTTTTTATATGATCGGTTTTTATACACTCATACAGTATTGTTTTTTTTCTGCCATCCAATGCTGTTTGCCAGACGTTTCTGCACTGAAGCATGCAGCTTCAGTCATTTGTGCACCTGCATGTCTGTAATATGGATTATATATGTTTTAATTTTTCTTCAAAACTGTAATCTTCAGTTTGAGTGACACCATCAGTTCAAGGCCAAAATCTGTCTCAGCACTTTTATACCCCTTTAGAAATTGTGACAGGATTAATGTAAATACTTTTGCCTCTCTTGAATCTTGATAGATCTCTTAAATCACCACATTAGTTCTAATGATGACCAGTAAAATATTATTGCAGAAGTTACTCACATTACTAAACAATCTTGCATTACCATTCATACCCGTGAAGCATCACTGTGATATTACCTTGCATCCTCAAAGTTGGTCAACAAACGTGGCTGCTATGAAAGAACTGTAGCATCTAATTTCTGTAGTTCATGCATGATATTGTTATGCTTAGGTAGTTGGTAGTTTCTACTCGCTAATACTTTGGCCATTGTGAGTAGAAATTAATAAAACATGCATTTGAGGTCTTAGTGTTTGTGATTCTCAACCTACATATTTTTCTATAACTATATTACCTTTTAGATTTAGAGATCACTTCCCCTTAAGATTTTCACATTATAGTCGCTTTCTACAAATTCCCGCCGCAATGCGCGGGGTGTCATCTAGTTACTACCAATATATAGGAGCAGAACATGTGGGCAAGAATTTCTAAAGCTGGATAACACTAGGTTTCAGACAGCAGGCAAGACTCTCACACCTAATTTCCAGAGGGGGAAAGAGTGAGACTGAAATGATGTTTCCCTTGTAGTTAGATTTTGGAATGAGGCAGCATTCAGAAATCAAGAGATGGGGATCATATCGTGATGTAATCATCCTTGTGTCTTAAGTCTTAACTAGTACAGTACTATCTGCCGTGATGGTCATGGCACTTCAATCCCCCAGGTCATCACACTCACTTCAGTTCAGTATTGTATTTTACATGAAAAAGATGACCCCCTTTCCACACTGATGATGATTTAGATGGCATGTTTCAAGCATTTTAATATTGAACCTAGCCGTGTGAAGCGATCGTGGGACGAGTGTCATTAAAGTTGTATCTTCCCGGTGAGCTGACACATGCCCAGACATGACTCACCTAACTACCTGCCCGCTCGACACCTATACGACAAGTGACAACTTGAtcgatgaggtggagcggtggcaagGTAGTGGAATTCTTGTCGGGCTCGGAGCTTGCCAGGCTCAGGGCTTGCCGGGCCATCGCCAACTCCCCAGCAAGATCCCAAGCTTGATCTTCTGAACTCTTAATCTCTGGATTAGAGGTCTTCTTCATATCTTTTTATCTGGTCTTGAGTTTATCTTTAGttgcccccggcaagccttgccatcGAGAAGGTTACCACTGCTTGTGCATAAGTCTGGGGTCCTAAGGACCCAAATCTTAGTACACTGACAATAAGTGTCTCCTTCAGCACTTCTAGTCCCTCTTGACCAACTTGGAAGGTATAATTGTTCTAAGAATTCTTCATTTAGTTCAATCATAGTCATAAATTATATATATCTAAATCCTCTAAGTTGTTACTATTCTTGCCGCTACAATCAATCCTTTCTAGTTTATTTGTCTCAAGGAACACTAATATCTTCTCAAGATAATCAAACAGTTACCCCATACAAGACTAGTAACAACTTGTGTGTGACCAAAATGCTAGTCATAGATACTCTCCTCTGCTCTTCGTTGGGACGATTACTATTGGGATACTTACAAGAAGGTGCTACACTACCATGTGTGTCTAGACCATCAATATTCAACATGCAGGAATGGTAAAAAGAGTCTCCTTGTTATTGTTTGTGGGCCCACATCGGAGTAGCAAGGTGGAAATTATGGTTTCAATGGTAGGCCCCCACATTGGCAGGAACGGTCAAAGAGTCAACCGAGTCAGCAGTGAAGTAGCAAAAATAGATATTATGACCTGAAAGACGGCCTCCCGCATCAACGGGAACACTCAAAGAATCAACCGAGTCGGCACACACCGGAGTGCAAATGATAAAAGTATGCCCTCAATTGTGAGGCCCATATTATCCGAAAGGGTCAACTGAGTCTCCTCTTCCCTAAGGTTGACATGGCCAAACAATGGATCCCAGTGTATGCAAACGACAAAAGTTGACAGCAAACTAACGACAACCGGCGGAGACGGCGCGGAGTGTCATGGACCTAATTTCTTTGCAAGTGTTAGTGGCACATACCAAAATACGCAAGTTTGAGTGGAAGAACTCAAATATGCAACTTTGGCGGTGGGATGGACCGACTTTTCCCATTGTAAAACGATCTCTAGTGAGTATGtagtgatactaaatttcttgCCTAAAGGTGTCTAGCTTATCTACACCTACTAAGTCTATTATTACTCTGAAGTGCACTAGTTAGGTCATCGCAACACATCCTTGCATAAATAGAACAATAAACTAAATGTAGTTGTAGATAAGTAGAAACATACACCAATAATTGTTATAGTCTTATAGAATATGGCCGACTAGCCAAATGTTTTGACAATTAAGTGGAAGTAATCAAACATGAAATTATACATAACCTGACCTTATGATACTCATAAAACCACAGACAACTAGCCAACATGTATCACCACACTCACACAAAGCTACAGATCCATGAAAATACATGTTGCTAGGCCGATGACATATCCTATATTCCAGGCACACGGTATCGCTTATAACTTACCATCACTTTCCCTTTAGGCTCTAATGCATACTTGCTCCAATCTGTCTTGGGAAAAGGAGAAGTCAATTTGAGTTCAAAATTTCTCAGCAAATGGCTCCATATAATTTTGATTTGCATAAAAGCATAGGCCTCCCCAGCGCAAACATGCCTTCCACCACCGAAAGTTCCATAAGAGAATTTACCACCAACTTTGTCCTCATCTCTTCCGGAACGAAACCGATCGGGGTCATATACCTTGGGGTCCTTGTAAATGTGTGGCAATTTGTGGGTTAGCATTACAAGATTTACTAAGGTGTCACCTTTCGGAATGTCGTATTCAACGCCCTCTTTTGTCCTCACTATGATGTTCTTTTGTGCTTGGCGAACCAACCCAAACGATATTGGATTCATGCGTCCAGCCTCTTTGATGCAACTATGTAGTGTCTCCATCTCTAGCAAGACATTATAGTCTATCTTGTCCCCATATGTCCTCATTATTTCCTTTTGCTCATTGAAAGCAGCATCTAAGAACTTTTCATGGGTCAATAGGCAAGCTCCAGTCCAGGTGGATACGACAGCGCTTGTATGTTTTCCAGCAAATATCAACGCGATTATCATTCCCGCAACAGCCGCTTCTGTTGTACAGCGGCCGTCTTTATACCTGGAATCCATCAACTTCTGGAGCACATCCTCCTCGATGCGGTTGCATATCTTTCGTGACCTCAAAATCTCTGTAACGATCTCCGTAAGCTTAATGCGAGCTCGATCGCGTCGCCTGTTTACTGGAATAGGGATATATGGGAGCATGAAACTGACCAAGTTCACTCCTTCTTCAATTTCAGTAAACAGTGTGTAAAACTCGCCAAATATCTTCTCTCGAACCTCTTTTCCGAGCAAGCATCGACTTGCGATCAACATGAGTATATGGTTGAACTCATATTTTAGATCGACTACCCCCACATCTCCCCATTTTCCAAAGTAGTCCTGTTGAATATAATACATTATCACAACGTCTATTAGTTGTGTTAACCCTATGTAGCAAATTCACAAGCACGGAAAATTTGTGCACATATATAGCATCTCGAAATATTATAACTTTTAGGAAACATTGATACAATATTTGTATTGTGCAACATGTCTGAGCTAACGAAATATATGTTACACTAATATGATGCAAATTAATAATTCATTTTTCAAATGAATATTTATCTTTCTAGTACAATAATTTCAAACAGGAAAATTGTCCATGTAGTACATTGTATAGAGGTTTAAAATTTTAAACATTATTTCCAAAAATTTGGTAATTTCGTGGGTGCCAGAATCCTACTTACCCCAACAGTATGGACtatattttttttttaaaaaaatatctgAATTCATAATATAaatgaaataaatatgaaatggATAATTTTTTTCATATTTATTAGAGGTCCAAAATAATATTGGTATCAAAATTCTAAACCTTACCCTACCAAATACCATGGAAGCCCAATTGTTACATTTAAGAAGGACTGATGTATCTAGTTATTAATAATATACTGACCTTGTTTTCATAGTAGTTTTGTTACAAAAAATGATTTTCTGATAATGTTTCCCATCTTATTTTGATACCGTTCTGCGTAGTAACCAGATTAAGTGACAAACTATACAGACTTCTAAAGAAAAAATGAACAAATAGTGTTATTTACATTTGTTTATTGTACCATTTTACAAAGGAGAACTATCTGAGCATGGATATCAGACTAATTTTATCTATGGCACGTACAGACTACTTTAAATAGTGTGGATTTTATCATAGTTGTATTAATTTAAGAAGTATATATAATCTCATTCCAGAATACATTAATTGCATAATAGAAAAATTGCATGTGGTTAAACTTAACTACTTTTTCTTTAATAAACAATTCATAACttgcagaaaaaatagaaaattgtTAGATAGGACTTCGCCCACTAGATACTTATTTTAACAAATTATACTTACAATTTTACAATAACCTTAAGGGTCCTCTTTCTATCTTGAGACTTTGCAAAGTAAGAAACATTGTCTATTTAGGGAGTAACATGAAGTATCGAGTAGGTTCTTTAGTGATCTTTTGAGCAAACAATCTAACTTCATTGATTAAATTAAATAATGCATAGTACACTGGACTAAAAAACTAGAAACTGGAATGAAAACAAAAGATTAGAGTCAAAATTGTTGTCTTGAGAATTTGAAAAGTAAAAAAATTcatctattttgaaatgaacaaaaGTATCAAGCTTTGTATACTGCTTGAATCAATTGCAAGTTCTGTTCAGAAATCTAATTATGTGAGTAGGCACGATGACCGATATTCTTACCTCCACTTCACGAAGCATGGGGTCAACATGGCTCCTCAGCTGTGATGGCTTTAGAGCATCAATGTAGAAGCGAATCTCATCCATTCGAGTGGAGCAATCTACGGCAAATCCATTCTCTTGGCCAAACATGGGCACAGTGAACTCATTGAAATTACCTTGGGAAACCTCTGACTCGGAACCTTGAAAAAAGGGACCAGAGACCTCTGGCCCGACCAAGAAGCTTATCCTTTTCCAAAGAATACTAACTGTGAAAACACTGCCAAACTTGTTATACAGATAGGTCATTGTAACTTCGGGGCCCTTTGTACACAGGGTAGGTAAGAGTTTTAGAAGAGCAATGCTATTCACCACAGGTGGAGGTGGTCGTGTACAAACTGGATCAAAGGTGACTCTTGCATTTGCAATCTTGATGACTATTGCGGTGATGAGAATAATAGCTAGGACCAAGAACATAGTGCCAATTGTCAAGTCCATGCTGCTATGGTTTGTAATTATGTTGGTACTGCGAAAACATGAAAATCATAAGTATGAAGTTAAATTATTTGTGACTGCTAGATAACTTCATGTATGTACCATTAACCCAAAAATATGGTTTGAAGGAAAATTATAAGGTTGACCCTAAGTAGGAAACAAAAACCGTGCCTCCAAGGACTTGAACATAAGTGATGAACAGAATTGTACATTCCACGTCCCCAACCAAACAAGCTAAGATCGCTTTCTTAAACTACAAATTAAATATGACCAAGGCAAGCAAGCTAATTAAAACTTACATGCAAATATGTTAGGAAATTAAAAGTTTCTAAAGTGTCATATCTACTATGCATGTTGTATCGATATGTAATCTTATGAATATGACACATTAATCTCCATAAAGGACGTATCTTGGTAAACCGAAATGTCCTTGGACCTAAATCTACTCACAGGAAACAAGGCTAATGCACTAAATTTACCATACTGCCTAAACATTTTCCTTTTCACTTCTATTTTCACTTGATGATAATTACCACAATAATAAATAAGTAAAATGCATAACTAACAGGTTTGTGATGATAGAGAAAAGGTCTGGTTTACGCAAATGCCTATTTCGTGAATGATATCGGCCACTGCTATATCCGCTCCAGCCTATGTCTAACCCACAAATATCCCGAATTTGTGAAAATGACAAATTTTCTTTGTTCAGTTAATGCAATAGGGTTTCAACATtgtgaaataaaataaaaactccAGAATCATTGGAAGTGCAAAAGCTTATCGTAGCCTGGCAATTTCCATCAACATTAAAGTATAGGAAAAGTTGAATAATATATTATGTATAAACTGCGTGACTTAAATATGGGAAACCTGGAATAATACATTCACTCATAGTAAGAACATATGTGATTGTATTCATTCATTACCGGCAGGCGAATATTGCTAATTAAAATATTGACTAACTAGATTATATTGCTATAACATACTAGTTCAGTTCACTAGATTTAGGGGTCCAATCCATGTACTAATAGAAAACATACTAAAGACAACCCGCAGGTACCCGTCGGGAGATTCTGCAACAATTACTTCTGATATCATTGTCGGAACATGAGTTATCTCACTAGGATGCATTGTTGGCCAACTTCGTAACTCATGGTGGTGTTAGGCCACACGGGCACGATGGCTAAGCATTGACATGCGGGCCCATTAGTACCAAGGATCCGTCTTAGCGGGGAAAAGGTACCGGATgcatttttgcaaaaaaatatacAGGGTGCCTATGGATGAGCGACGAATTGCTGGGGGCGGAGGCGGGGAGGGGCGATAGATCTGAGCCTAGAGTGCAAAGTGTGCTGAATTTGCCCACCCATCGACACATCAAAAAATACCATGAAAACTCTTAGCCAAGGGCATCTATGGTACCCTCTATTTTTTTCTCTCAATTTCCTATTACAAACTTGCACAGCGTGCTATGCATATGTGCATCGACCTGGGCTAGCTAGCTAAAACCGACTTGGACTCAAAATTGACCAACCCAACCGAATCATACTAGTATACTAATAACTCCTCGGAGCCTTTGCTCCATAGGTTTTCAGCTCTAGAACGCCTAGACTGTTAACCCTTTGTACTGCCTTTTTTCTATAAAATTTCGGCCAATGGCCCTTCGACAGACTAGTACCTAACTCCTACTCCCgtaaccaactagctcaaactaccACATGGCGTATGTGGTAAGCTATATACAAAAACCAACATATCGAAACTAGCTCAAACTTGGCTAGTGCTCGTACATCACTAAGCCAAACCATGCACCACTCGGTCACAATTAACCTATCACAGCACGGACGTTACGAGAACACATCTCTTATGTGCATGCACTTCTAGTACGTACAGCATGTACACGTACACTACTAATGCATGGAAATCTTCCAAACTCACCTCTACAACAAAGAGAAAGAGGAAAATTCTTGAAAATATAAAGGATAAATTTATGTACGCATGAGAACCAAAATACTAATTCCTACGAGGCTAAGCAATAGTGTGGTGTAGATTGGGCAAGATGTAGTTACAGCACTAATCTTCTATtatcaaaaatagaaaaaaaataggcTAGAAAATCTCACAAAAATCAGAAACATCTCACCATTGATATTATTAATCAATAAATCAGGACCAATAGATCTAAGAAGCAACTTATTAACATTGAAGTTGAAAGAATTTACCAACCTAACGCTTAGGTAATCTTCCTAGCAGCCTAATGCAAGGAGGACCTCCatggagcaaaggcgagagggcaATGATGTACTCACACGGGAACCTTTTCCTTACATCAGTCCATTAAACCTCAGGTAATATATTTCCACCACACAAAATATATTGTTTATGTCTTCAATGTCCTTCTAATTAATACACATGATTGTACATTGCATTTAGTACTCTGTTACGTCACTTGGAGCTAATTAGACTTTATAAGAACACAATATATTTGTTCTCTCATATCATTTTATACTCGTGCCATTTTTGCATTGTTCAGACTGTGCTTTTATATATGGATCATTGTTTCATAGTACTAAGTGCTAAGCTTATGTAATTTCTTTGTTATAGTGAAATTTGCTTGTACAATCTTTATGAATGTATATTACTACTAGCAGGCTTGGAACCATGGGGCATCCAAAGTGATATTTTCAAAGGAATGCGTGGAATTGATTGGTGAGTAAAATTTGTATTTCTGCGACACAAACTGTGTTTATTCAGCCCTCACTTTGGTAGAGTTGAGCATTTAGGTTTATCTTAGCAATAAATGATCTATCTAGGCAAAGTATCTCATACCAATTCAATTCTATATTGTATTTTATATGGATTATGTATTTTTTTGTATAAATAACCTAGGTTCATGTAAAAGAGCATAATGGAGAAATGGTTAAGTAGCAaggcatgatggttttggtagtaGTATTCAAGTACTTTGTGGTAAAACATTTTGAATCGGTCGTATTTTTCATTATGCTATAAGGGAGATGGAGAAAACAATTCGAGGATAGGAGATTCATGGATATAAAAAAACGACAACAAGAATTTGCATTAGGTATGTTATCACAAATAATGTCCCATACTATCTCTAATCCAAAATGTATATTGCAGTCTATAAATTAATAACTATATCATCACTGCTTCGTATGAGCGGTTCGCTTTCTCAAGAAAAATAACTATAACGTCTAAAATAAGACAATGATATTACTAAATTAATCCTAGCAATATTTTTGTGTATAATTTTTTTTTGTGAGGCAACATGTTTGTAGAGATACTGGAAATCAAAGCACCATGGTGAGAACCATGTCAATATCCTAGAAGACTTATATTTTTGATCGGAGTAAGTAATTTCTTCCTGGCTTGCTTGCGAGCATGAAGCTTATGTGCTGCAGCGGGGCCATAGGTAGATTATTTAAATTAAGGGATGTGATACATGTGGGCTCTGACTGAAATAAGTAGGTAGCACCTTTATTTGTTTTTGGTCAAAATAAACATGCCACCTTACGGGCCTGAAATAAATATAACTGTAGTTGAAGAGTTCTTACGATAAAAGTTTGATTGATCATTAACCAAATTATTATTTTCAATAGGTTAATAATAATTATAGATGTtgtcctcgcaaaaaaaaaaagatgttGCCTGGGCATGTGTATGGGTACTTTGCTAGTGCAACACTAATAGTTTGGATATCTAATGCAACTAACAAACTTCAAAGAATTCACAATCACACAAATAATATAAGAGTTAACACATCAAGCATACCTGAACAAGAACTTGAACTACTGCAACTGCAAGCACATGCTTCCTGAACTCGTTCCGTGTGGCCTATATATATAGAAGGACCGAGTCTTTAGAAAAAACATTTGCGCAGTCGAAATCCGTCTACAGAGTAAGTTAGGCGTACATTTAGTTTCAATTTAAGAACTGCCAACTGCCAAACCTTCAACCACCACAGGCAAAATCGGATGTACGTACATTTATTTTGTATGGTATGTCAATTTAGATGAGCAACTATTATTTACACATTTAAAGTTTTGCGAAAAGTCTTCTTTTTTCATGGCATGTCAACAAAACAAACTGAACATTTTAAGCTCTTTTTAGTACTTTTCTTGTAAAGTAAAAAATCAACATATCTTCTCACGAGCACTTAAAGTACTCCTCCCGGTACATGCTTCCTCAACCCGTTCTGTATGGCTTCCATATATAGAATGGATCGAGTTCCAAAAATTCATTTGGGCAGTCTAAATCAATCTCCGAATAAGTTAGGTGCTCATTTACTATCAGTTTAAGAGAGCACGGGCAGTCACATTAATTCAACTGCCAACCACCCAACATCCACGTCTAtcaggtactacctccgtcctggtttattggtcccttttGTAATCTGTGACAaactttgaccaaagatttaactaatgaaatgttaatgcatgtcaacaaaaaaatatcgtttgattcgtatttgaacgtagttttcaatgatataatttttggtgacatgcataaatattttgttagttaatttatggtcaaaatttggcatgaaatacaatggggaccaataaaccaggacagaggtagtaataTGCACAACAGCTCGGCAGCCCGAAGCATCTGCTCCCGACTAAAACTAATACTATTTTAGTTCTTCCAAACAGTACTAAGTACGTGTACGACTATAGACCGTATGGTTTCATAAAATTCCTCAGTGCAATGATCTGTGTACAGATAGTCTACTTTTTTACTTTTAGCCATAATTACTTGTGATTGTAAATAAACACAACACACGTAAAGTACCAAAATCACCATAGGCCTGTCTGGCTGTAGATGCAGAGACGTGCTCTCtgtccataatgtagtgcatataaatTTTAAGTTAAACTTTGTAAATTTCCACCAAGTTTATGGAGAAAATTATTTATATCTATAACATCAAGTATAAATAATATGAAAATACATCTCCTGATGTATCTAATGATATGTATTTGATATTCTGGATGTAGATGTTTTTTGCTATaaaacttggtcaaattttgtaaagtttgacttttgaaagaaaagaaaaaaccactTACGCTACCCCACTCATGTGTTGCTTGCCTACGACGACCATGGGCTCACCGCTAATCTCTAGCCCCCATACTCTCGCCCCTCTTGCCGCAGGGTTGCCAGCCATGGTAGttagaatcgtgattttgaatcaGACCTAACTATCTTGTATAAACATATATTCTACTAAGCATAATCGCATAATCAAAGGGGTttgtttggatcgtaaagtcataTAATCGTATAATAGAATTGTCATTCTGACTACATTATTGCTAGATATGTCACTGTGGTAGCGCTCCATAGCCAAAGGTGGCAAGATCTCCCTCGAATGGACTTTACAATGTGTAAGCGGGGTGGAGGTATTTTCGAACCTTCGTTCGAGCCGATGTTCGAGCCTCAATTACGGCCAGTGATGAGCATCGGCATCCCTCTCCATGTGTTGTTTTTAGGTTTCCTGCCTCATGGGCATGAAGATCTGGCCCATTGGCATGAGCGGGAGACAtccatattgttggggaacgcagtatttcaaaaaaattcctacgatcacgcaagatctatctagaagtttcgtcagcaggacggcgtggtgacggtgatgatgaaggtaccgacgcagggcttcgcctaagcactacgacaatatgaccgaggtggaaatctgtggaggggggcaccgcacacggctaagaaatcaacttgtgtgtctatggggtgccccctcccccgtatataaaggagtggaggaggggggcggccggcctcatagggcgcgccccaagggggggaatcctactcctactaggagtaggttcccccctttcctagtccaactaggaggggggaggaaggggaagagggagagaaggaaaggggggccggc
This region of Triticum aestivum cultivar Chinese Spring chromosome 2D, IWGSC CS RefSeq v2.1, whole genome shotgun sequence genomic DNA includes:
- the LOC123051110 gene encoding obtusifoliol 14-alpha demethylase-like, which translates into the protein MDLTIGTMFLVLAIILITAIVIKIANARVTFDPVCTRPPPPVVNSIALLKLLPTLCTKGPEVTMTYLYNKFGSVFTVSILWKRISFLVGPEVSGPFFQGSESEVSQGNFNEFTVPMFGQENGFAVDCSTRMDEIRFYIDALKPSQLRSHVDPMLREVEDYFGKWGDVGVVDLKYEFNHILMLIASRCLLGKEVREKIFGEFYTLFTEIEEGVNLVSFMLPYIPIPVNRRRDRARIKLTEIVTEILRSRKICNRIEEDVLQKLMDSRYKDGRCTTEAAVAGMIIALIFAGKHTSAVVSTWTGACLLTHEKFLDAAFNEQKEIMRTYGDKIDYNVLLEMETLHSCIKEAGRMNPISFGLVRQAQKNIIVRTKEGVEYDIPKGDTLVNLVMLTHKLPHIYKDPKVYDPDRFRSGRDEDKVGGKFSYGTFGGGRHVCAGEAYAFMQIKIIWSHLLRNFELKLTSPFPKTDWSKYALEPKGKVMVSYKRYRVPGI